In Candidatus Sodalis pierantonius str. SOPE, one DNA window encodes the following:
- the sapA gene encoding ABC transporter substrate-binding protein SapA yields the protein MSTQSDYSLTRAAVTLLAALLLTAGTARDAGAAGTQSGVTVDTLSAQLYDRPLAVDPYTYRLIPELAQRWEVLDNGATYRFHLRKNIAFQRTAWFTPTRTLNADDVVFSFARMFDVHHPWHAVNGGDYPYFDSLQFPQTVQSVKRIDNDTVEFRLESPYASFLWHLATHYAPVLSAEYADRLTASGHQEQLDRLPVGTGPFMLNEYHSGQFIRLTRHENYWRGKPRMAQVVIDLSSGGIGRLSRLLTGECDVLAYPAASQLSILRDDPRLRLTLRLGMNIAYLAFNTRKPPLNDVQLRHTIALAINNPRLMQSIYYGTAETAASLLPRASWAYDNDARVTEYNPAKARALLRELGKPSLQLNLLVPTASQSYNPSPLKTAELIQADLAQVGIRLIIIPVEGRFQEARLTAVNHDMTLSGWSTDSNDPDSFFRPLLSCAAIGSQTNYARWCDPAFDALLHRALFSQQLASHIDAYHEAQLILAQQLPMLPLASSLRLQAYRYGIRGLVLSPFGNASFAGVYRDERQEQTP from the coding sequence ATGTCGACACAATCTGATTACAGCCTGACGCGCGCCGCCGTCACGCTGTTGGCCGCCCTGCTGCTAACGGCTGGGACGGCCCGCGATGCCGGCGCTGCCGGGACGCAGAGCGGCGTCACCGTGGACACTTTATCCGCGCAGCTTTACGATCGGCCGCTGGCGGTGGATCCCTATACTTATCGGCTTATCCCCGAACTGGCGCAGCGCTGGGAAGTCCTGGATAACGGCGCGACCTATCGTTTCCATTTGCGCAAAAATATCGCCTTCCAGCGCACCGCCTGGTTTACCCCAACCCGCACGCTCAACGCCGACGATGTGGTGTTTAGCTTCGCGCGGATGTTCGACGTCCACCACCCCTGGCACGCCGTCAACGGCGGTGATTACCCCTATTTCGACAGTTTGCAGTTCCCGCAAACGGTGCAGAGCGTAAAACGTATCGACAACGATACGGTGGAGTTCCGTTTAGAAAGCCCCTACGCCTCATTTTTATGGCATCTGGCGACCCATTATGCGCCAGTGCTGTCGGCGGAATATGCCGACAGGCTGACGGCCAGCGGCCATCAGGAGCAGTTGGATCGCCTGCCGGTCGGGACCGGGCCGTTTATGCTCAATGAATACCACTCCGGGCAATTTATCCGTCTCACGCGCCATGAAAATTACTGGCGCGGAAAGCCGCGAATGGCGCAGGTGGTGATCGACTTAAGCTCCGGCGGGATCGGGCGTTTATCGCGGCTTTTGACCGGTGAATGCGATGTGTTGGCCTATCCCGCCGCCAGCCAGTTATCCATTCTGCGCGACGATCCTCGCCTGCGGCTGACGCTGCGCCTCGGGATGAACATCGCTTACCTGGCCTTTAATACGCGCAAGCCACCGCTGAACGATGTTCAGCTGCGGCACACCATCGCGCTGGCGATCAACAATCCGCGGCTGATGCAGTCGATCTATTACGGTACCGCTGAAACCGCGGCGTCGCTGCTGCCGCGCGCTTCCTGGGCCTATGATAATGATGCACGGGTGACTGAATATAATCCCGCCAAGGCGCGCGCCCTACTGCGCGAGCTGGGCAAACCGTCGTTACAGCTTAATCTGCTGGTGCCCACCGCGTCGCAATCCTATAATCCCAGCCCGTTAAAAACGGCCGAATTGATCCAGGCCGATCTGGCGCAGGTGGGAATACGCTTGATCATTATCCCGGTAGAGGGGCGGTTTCAGGAGGCGCGGCTGACCGCGGTGAATCACGATATGACGCTTTCGGGCTGGTCCACCGACAGTAACGATCCTGACAGCTTTTTCCGTCCGCTATTGAGCTGCGCTGCCATCGGTTCGCAAACCAACTATGCGCGCTGGTGCGATCCGGCCTTTGACGCGCTGCTGCACAGGGCGTTGTTTTCTCAGCAGCTCGCCAGCCACATCGACGCCTACCACGAAGCTCAGCTAATACTGGCGCAACAGTTGCCGATGCTGCCGCTCGCCTCGTCGTTGCGTCTGCAGGCCTATCGCTACGGCATCCGCGGTTTGGTGCTCAGTCCGTTCGGCAACGCGTCTTTCGCCGGCGTGTACCGCGATGAACGACAGGAACAGACGCCATGA
- a CDS encoding Rpn family recombination-promoting nuclease/putative transposase: MTSTLSHHDHVFKKFLGDIAVARDFLEIHLPPHLRKRCDFGTLAMASGSFIEDDLKGQCSDMLYSMKTTTGYDGYVYCLIEHQSRPEKMMAFRLLRYAVAAMQRHLEQGNDQLPVVIPLLFYHGTTSPYPYSTKWLDCFAEPELAATVYHQAFPLVDITTIADDEILTHRRVALLELVQKHIRTRDMLELVNELAYLLEQWAVPKEQFRGLMYYILERGNTSNAEQFLQGIATRTTDYREDVMTIAEQLEAKGEQRGIQLGEQRGIEKGIVLGRQEGRQEGRQEGRQEGRQEGEHSASLKIARQLIANGVDRAIVKMSTGLSDDELASLFDDSH, encoded by the coding sequence ATGACTAGCACCCTGTCGCACCATGACCACGTATTCAAAAAGTTCCTCGGCGACATCGCGGTCGCTCGGGACTTTCTGGAAATCCATCTGCCGCCGCATCTGCGCAAACGCTGCGATTTCGGTACGCTGGCGATGGCCTCCGGCTCGTTTATCGAAGACGACCTGAAGGGCCAATGCTCAGATATGCTCTACTCGATGAAGACCACGACGGGCTATGATGGCTACGTCTACTGTCTCATCGAACACCAGAGCCGCCCAGAAAAGATGATGGCGTTTCGGTTGCTACGGTACGCGGTCGCCGCGATGCAGCGGCATCTGGAACAAGGCAACGATCAGTTACCGGTGGTCATTCCGCTGTTATTCTATCACGGCACCACATCGCCGTATCCGTACAGCACCAAATGGCTGGATTGCTTTGCCGAGCCGGAATTGGCGGCCACGGTTTATCATCAGGCGTTTCCGCTGGTCGATATCACTACCATCGCGGATGATGAAATCCTGACTCATCGGCGCGTGGCGCTGCTGGAACTGGTGCAGAAGCACATTCGTACCCGTGATATGCTGGAACTGGTTAACGAACTGGCCTATCTGCTTGAGCAATGGGCCGTGCCAAAAGAGCAGTTCCGGGGCTTGATGTATTATATTCTCGAACGTGGCAATACCTCGAACGCCGAACAGTTCTTGCAGGGGATCGCCACCAGAACCACGGATTACCGGGAGGACGTGATGACTATTGCAGAACAGCTTGAAGCCAAGGGCGAACAGCGTGGAATTCAGCTAGGCGAACAACGCGGCATAGAAAAGGGAATAGTGCTAGGTCGCCAAGAAGGACGCCAAGAAGGACGCCAAGAAGGACGCCAAGAAGGACGCCAAGAAGGCGAGCATAGCGCCTCGCTGAAAATTGCAAGGCAACTTATCGCCAACGGCGTCGATCGCGCTATCGTCAAAATGTCGACGGGTCTTTCAGACGACGAACTGGCTTCCCTGTTCGATGACAGTCACTAG
- the sapB gene encoding putrescine export ABC transporter permease SapB: protein MIIFTLRRLVLLLVTLFLLTLIGFCLNYYTPSAPLGCAALVDAYRYYFWSLLHGNFGVSSINGLSIGVQLAEVFPATMELCLLAFLLALLVGIPLGIIAGVARGKWQDISISIFALLGLSMPVFWLALLLTLYFSLHLGWFPVAGRFDLLYPVQRITGFALLDAWLSDSPYRSEMIISALKHMVLPIAALAVAPTTEVVRLMRISTVEVIGRNYIRAAATRGLSRWTIVRRHLLHNVLPPIIPKLGLQFSTMLTLAMITEVVFSWPGLGRWLINAIRQQDYAAISAGVMVVGTLVISVNVLADVVGALANPLHHKEWYALR from the coding sequence ATGATAATCTTTACCCTGCGCCGGCTGGTGTTGCTGCTGGTCACGCTGTTTTTGTTGACCCTGATTGGCTTTTGCCTGAATTACTACACCCCTAGCGCCCCCTTGGGCTGCGCGGCGCTCGTTGACGCCTACCGCTATTATTTCTGGAGCCTGCTCCACGGCAATTTTGGCGTCTCCAGCATCAACGGCCTGTCGATTGGCGTGCAACTAGCCGAGGTGTTTCCCGCGACGATGGAGCTGTGCCTGTTGGCCTTTTTGCTGGCGCTGCTGGTGGGCATCCCCCTAGGCATTATCGCCGGCGTGGCGCGCGGTAAATGGCAGGATATCAGTATCAGCATTTTCGCCCTGCTCGGTCTGTCAATGCCGGTGTTCTGGCTGGCGCTACTGCTGACGCTCTATTTTTCCTTGCATTTGGGCTGGTTCCCGGTCGCCGGTCGCTTCGATCTGTTGTATCCCGTGCAGCGCATTACCGGCTTCGCGCTGCTGGATGCCTGGCTGTCGGACTCCCCTTACCGCAGTGAGATGATCATCAGCGCGCTCAAGCATATGGTGTTGCCCATCGCCGCGCTGGCGGTGGCGCCGACCACCGAAGTGGTGCGGCTGATGCGCATCAGCACCGTTGAAGTCATCGGCCGCAATTACATTCGCGCCGCCGCCACGCGCGGGTTGTCGCGCTGGACCATCGTACGCCGCCACCTATTGCATAATGTGCTGCCGCCGATTATCCCCAAACTGGGGCTGCAATTTTCCACCATGCTAACCCTGGCAATGATCACCGAGGTGGTCTTCAGCTGGCCGGGCCTGGGCCGCTGGCTTATCAACGCCATCCGCCAGCAGGACTATGCCGCCATTTCCGCCGGCGTGATGGTGGTGGGAACGCTGGTCATTTCCGTGAACGTGCTGGCGGATGTGGTCGGCGCGCTGGCAAACCCGCTGCATCATAAGGAGTGGTATGCCCTCAGATAA
- the fabI gene encoding enoyl-ACP reductase FabI — translation MGFLTGKRILVTGVASNRSIAYGIAQAMHREGAELAFTYQNDKLKSRVEGFAADFNSSIVLQCDVAEDASIEALFTRLADVWPTFDGFVHAIAYAPGDQLDGDYVNAVTREGFAIAHDISAYSFVAMAKACRPMLNPNAALVTLTYLGAERAIPNYNVMGLAKASLEANTRYMANAMGPQGVRVNAISAGPIRTLAASGIKNFKNMLSHCESVTPIRRVVTIEDVGNTAAFLCSDLSAGITGEVLHVDGGYNIATMNELDLD, via the coding sequence ATGGGTTTTCTTACCGGTAAGCGCATTCTGGTGACTGGCGTTGCCAGCAACCGTTCAATTGCATACGGTATCGCTCAGGCTATGCACCGTGAGGGTGCGGAGCTGGCTTTCACTTACCAGAATGACAAATTGAAATCACGGGTGGAAGGGTTTGCCGCCGATTTCAATTCCAGCATCGTGCTGCAGTGCGACGTGGCGGAAGATGCCAGCATCGAAGCGCTGTTCACCCGTCTGGCCGACGTCTGGCCGACGTTTGACGGTTTCGTGCATGCCATCGCTTATGCCCCCGGCGACCAATTGGACGGCGATTATGTGAACGCCGTGACCCGCGAAGGTTTCGCCATCGCGCACGATATCAGCGCCTACAGCTTCGTCGCCATGGCGAAAGCCTGCCGGCCAATGCTTAATCCCAACGCCGCGCTGGTGACGTTGACCTATCTGGGCGCGGAACGCGCCATCCCCAACTATAACGTTATGGGCCTGGCCAAAGCCTCCCTGGAGGCCAATACCCGTTATATGGCCAACGCCATGGGGCCACAAGGTGTGCGGGTGAACGCCATTTCCGCGGGCCCTATCCGCACGCTGGCCGCGTCCGGCATCAAGAATTTTAAAAATATGCTGTCCCATTGCGAGTCGGTGACGCCCATCCGCCGCGTGGTGACCATTGAAGACGTCGGCAATACCGCCGCGTTCCTGTGCTCCGATCTGTCGGCGGGTATCACCGGCGAGGTGCTGCACGTGGATGGCGGCTATAATATTGCCACCATGAACGAGCTCGACCTGGATTAA
- a CDS encoding Mu transposase C-terminal domain-containing protein, whose amino-acid sequence MPVNGCWIADGKSLNMKVAHPIHGRPFTPELTLVLDGRTRYLVGWSLSLAENAIAVADAWRYAIQYHGKPLFSYYDNGGGETNKMLDADITGIFPRLGIEHITGIPGNPQARGIIERLNGVLPRRLALRFQTYNGLSADPNGTRVQGQKLLSLSNALRQGKELKPVQQKTLAILPSWRPLIDAIEEEVQRYNHSHEHSALPKVNGKSMTPAAYRKALLTEEGDNIEYLTPGELREMFMPEEKRVAQRGWVELLNNQYFARELIEVDRQTVRVAYDIHNPNEVIIRQMDGAYLCTALWNGNTASSVPVSRVEKALEARAKRRIKLAENKIQDAKDELRPVIDAPRENDYSLLVPKAAEPEKEKVYLFESEYEHDIKQVGNNR is encoded by the coding sequence ATGCCGGTGAACGGCTGCTGGATAGCTGACGGCAAGTCGCTGAACATGAAAGTGGCGCATCCGATACACGGGCGGCCCTTTACCCCGGAGCTGACCCTGGTGCTCGACGGGCGCACCCGCTATCTGGTGGGCTGGAGCCTGTCTCTGGCGGAAAACGCCATCGCGGTGGCCGATGCGTGGCGTTATGCTATCCAGTACCACGGCAAACCGCTGTTTTCCTACTACGATAACGGCGGTGGTGAGACCAACAAGATGCTGGATGCGGATATCACCGGGATTTTCCCCCGGCTGGGCATTGAGCATATTACCGGTATCCCCGGTAACCCGCAGGCGCGGGGCATTATCGAGCGACTTAACGGCGTTCTCCCACGCCGGCTGGCCCTGCGCTTTCAGACCTATAACGGGTTAAGCGCTGACCCCAACGGGACGCGGGTGCAGGGGCAAAAGTTGCTGAGTCTGTCGAATGCCCTGCGTCAGGGGAAAGAGCTGAAACCTGTCCAGCAGAAAACGCTGGCGATATTGCCCAGCTGGCGGCCATTGATAGACGCCATCGAGGAGGAGGTGCAGCGCTATAACCACAGCCACGAGCACAGCGCGCTGCCCAAGGTCAACGGCAAGTCGATGACGCCGGCTGCTTACCGCAAGGCCCTGCTGACCGAGGAAGGAGACAACATTGAATACCTGACACCGGGCGAGTTGCGCGAGATGTTTATGCCGGAAGAGAAACGCGTGGCCCAGCGCGGCTGGGTTGAACTGCTGAATAACCAGTATTTTGCCCGGGAGCTGATTGAGGTAGACCGCCAGACGGTGCGGGTGGCCTACGATATCCATAATCCGAACGAGGTGATTATTCGCCAGATGGACGGCGCTTATCTCTGCACCGCGCTCTGGAATGGCAATACCGCTTCGTCGGTGCCGGTCTCCAGAGTGGAAAAAGCCCTGGAAGCGCGCGCTAAACGTCGCATTAAACTGGCTGAAAATAAAATTCAGGATGCGAAAGACGAATTACGCCCGGTGATTGACGCGCCCAGAGAGAACGATTACAGCCTGCTGGTACCCAAGGCAGCGGAACCTGAAAAAGAGAAGGTGTATTTATTTGAATCCGAATATGAGCACGATATCAAGCAGGTCGGTAATAACCGCTAA
- a CDS encoding IS256-like element ISSoEn2 family transposase — protein sequence MDEKQLQALANELAKNLKTPEDLSHFDRLLKKISVEAALNAEMTHHLGYDKNQPKPGTNARNGYSTKTVTTGDGPLALRTPRDRDGSFEPQLVKKNQTRITGMDNQILSLYAKGMTTREIAAAFKELYDADVSPALVSKVTDAVMEQVVEWQNRPLDAVYPIVYLDCIVLKVRQDSRIINKSVFLALGINIEGQKELLGMWLAENEGAKFWLNVLTELKNRGLNDILIACVDGLKGFPDAINAVYPEARLQLCIVHMVRNSLRFVSWKDYKAVTRDLKAIYQAPTEEAGLQALEAFSSAWDIRYPQISRSWQANWANLATFFAYPTDIRKVIYTTNAIESLNSVIRHAIKKRKVFPTDDAVKKVVWLAIQAASQKWTMPLRDWRMAMSRFIIEFGDRLDGHF from the coding sequence ATGGACGAAAAACAGTTGCAGGCTCTGGCTAACGAACTGGCCAAAAATCTCAAAACCCCTGAAGATCTCAGTCACTTCGATCGGCTGCTGAAAAAAATTAGCGTCGAAGCAGCTCTCAATGCCGAAATGACCCATCACCTCGGCTACGATAAAAATCAGCCTAAACCGGGGACCAACGCCCGCAACGGCTATTCCACAAAAACCGTTACCACTGGCGATGGCCCGCTGGCGCTGCGTACTCCGCGCGATCGTGACGGTTCCTTTGAACCGCAACTGGTGAAGAAGAACCAGACCCGGATTACCGGGATGGATAACCAGATTTTATCGTTGTACGCCAAAGGGATGACCACCCGCGAGATCGCCGCCGCGTTCAAAGAGCTGTATGACGCCGATGTCTCGCCGGCGCTGGTCTCAAAGGTCACCGATGCGGTCATGGAGCAGGTTGTCGAATGGCAAAACCGGCCTCTGGATGCAGTCTATCCCATTGTTTATCTTGACTGTATCGTTCTAAAAGTCCGGCAGGACAGCCGCATCATCAACAAATCTGTGTTCCTGGCGCTGGGCATCAACATCGAAGGCCAGAAAGAGTTGCTAGGTATGTGGCTGGCCGAAAATGAAGGCGCAAAGTTCTGGCTGAACGTGCTGACAGAGCTGAAAAACCGCGGCCTGAACGATATCCTTATCGCCTGCGTAGACGGGCTGAAAGGTTTCCCTGACGCTATTAACGCGGTGTATCCGGAGGCGCGGCTCCAGCTGTGTATCGTACATATGGTGCGCAACAGCCTGCGGTTCGTCTCCTGGAAGGACTACAAGGCCGTCACCCGCGACCTGAAAGCTATCTATCAGGCCCCTACGGAAGAAGCCGGCTTGCAGGCGCTGGAAGCGTTCTCCAGTGCCTGGGACATCCGCTACCCGCAAATAAGTCGAAGCTGGCAGGCAAACTGGGCCAATCTGGCCACGTTCTTTGCCTACCCAACGGACATCCGCAAGGTGATCTACACGACCAACGCCATCGAGTCGTTAAACAGCGTGATCCGGCATGCCATCAAAAAGCGCAAGGTGTTCCCGACCGACGACGCAGTGAAAAAGGTGGTGTGGCTGGCGATACAGGCGGCCTCACAGAAATGGACAATGCCTTTGAGGGACTGGCGCATGGCAATGAGCCGCTTTATTATCGAGTTCGGTGACCGCCTGGACGGTCACTTCTGA
- a CDS encoding reverse transcriptase domain-containing protein — MLQPLIDPTFSEYSYGFRPGRRARDAVLASHQYVQDGYRVVVDVDLSKFFDRINHDILIDRLRKHVNDVGVIRLVRAYLNAGIMNGGVVVERAEGTPHGGPPSPLLANVLLDEVDRELERRGYRFARYADDCNVYVRSEKAGERVMKLLKRCYDKLHLRINTSKSAVASAFGRKFLGYTLWEAPNGEIRRAVSKKALETFKQRIRQLTGRSGGRSISQVIEGLRRYVLGWKAYFQLAQSARRWRQLDEWLRRRMRALQLKMWRRGSTIYRELLKLGAKPQVAKSVAALSRRWWHNSLSAVHNVLTIAYFDSLGMPRLT, encoded by the coding sequence GTGCTGCAACCGCTGATAGATCCCACTTTTAGTGAATACAGCTACGGGTTTCGCCCCGGTCGTCGTGCGCGGGACGCTGTTCTAGCATCACATCAGTACGTACAAGACGGCTACCGCGTGGTGGTTGATGTTGATTTATCGAAGTTCTTCGATCGGATTAACCATGATATTCTGATCGATCGTTTAAGGAAACACGTTAACGACGTTGGCGTGATCCGGCTGGTGCGTGCTTACCTGAACGCAGGAATCATGAATGGCGGTGTGGTGGTTGAGCGTGCGGAAGGGACACCGCATGGTGGCCCCCCTTCGCCTCTGCTGGCCAACGTGCTTCTCGACGAAGTGGATCGCGAACTTGAACGGCGGGGATACCGCTTTGCCCGTTATGCCGATGATTGCAACGTCTATGTGCGCAGTGAGAAGGCTGGCGAGCGAGTGATGAAACTGCTCAAGCGCTGCTACGACAAGCTGCACCTGAGGATCAATACATCGAAAAGTGCGGTTGCAAGCGCCTTTGGCCGCAAGTTTCTGGGTTATACCCTCTGGGAAGCCCCGAACGGCGAGATCAGACGCGCGGTGTCGAAAAAGGCGCTGGAGACGTTCAAGCAAAGGATCAGGCAATTGACTGGCCGATCCGGTGGACGCAGCATAAGCCAGGTGATCGAAGGACTACGCCGCTATGTGCTGGGCTGGAAAGCGTATTTCCAACTAGCGCAATCGGCACGACGCTGGCGACAGCTCGACGAATGGTTGCGTCGCAGGATGCGCGCTCTTCAGCTTAAAATGTGGCGACGTGGTAGTACGATTTACCGGGAGCTGTTGAAGCTTGGGGCTAAACCTCAAGTGGCAAAATCGGTGGCAGCGCTAAGCCGTCGGTGGTGGCACAACAGCCTGTCGGCGGTACATAACGTGTTGACGATTGCTTACTTTGATTCCCTTGGCATGCCTCGCCTCACTTAA
- the sapF gene encoding putrescine export ABC transporter ATP-binding protein SapF, translating to METLLEARNLSKTFRYRTGLFRRHQVAAVQNVSFTLREGQTLAIIGENGSGKSTLAKMLAGSVEPSAGKILIDDHPLHFDDYRYRSQRIRMIFQDASNALNPRQRIGQLLDVPLRLNTTLTGGERERAIDTTLRQVGLRPDHAYYYPHMLAPGQKQRVGLARALILQPKVIVADEALASLDMSMRSQIINLMLEIQAKKGISFIYVTQHLGMMKHVSDQIIVMQNGEVVERGSTADVLAAPLHDLTRRLIASHFGEALTADAWRHDGATP from the coding sequence ATGGAAACCCTGCTTGAAGCCCGCAACCTGAGCAAAACGTTCCGCTACCGCACGGGCCTATTTCGCCGCCATCAGGTGGCGGCGGTGCAAAACGTCAGCTTTACTTTGCGCGAAGGCCAGACGCTGGCCATTATTGGTGAAAACGGGTCGGGTAAATCGACGCTGGCGAAAATGCTGGCCGGCAGCGTCGAGCCCAGCGCCGGCAAAATCTTAATAGACGATCATCCGCTGCATTTTGACGATTACCGCTATCGTAGCCAGCGCATCCGCATGATTTTCCAGGATGCCAGCAACGCCCTCAACCCGCGCCAGCGTATCGGCCAACTGCTGGATGTCCCGCTGCGGCTGAACACCACCCTGACCGGCGGCGAACGCGAACGGGCCATCGACACCACGCTGCGCCAGGTCGGCCTGCGGCCGGATCACGCGTATTACTATCCGCACATGCTAGCGCCGGGGCAAAAACAACGCGTCGGTCTGGCGCGCGCGCTGATTTTGCAGCCCAAGGTTATCGTGGCGGACGAAGCGCTGGCGTCGCTGGATATGTCGATGCGCTCACAAATCATCAATCTCATGCTCGAGATACAGGCGAAAAAAGGCATCTCGTTTATTTATGTCACCCAGCATTTGGGCATGATGAAGCACGTGAGCGATCAGATCATCGTGATGCAAAACGGCGAAGTGGTGGAACGCGGCAGCACCGCCGATGTCCTGGCGGCACCGCTGCACGATTTGACCCGCCGGCTTATCGCCAGCCATTTCGGCGAAGCGCTGACCGCCGATGCCTGGCGGCACGACGGCGCCACGCCTTAA
- a CDS encoding helix-turn-helix domain-containing protein has protein sequence MDVKAGVKQDVVKSVLTRLCRKYELLVANALGVSPETIWPSRYEARNNSYIHKVS, from the coding sequence TTGGACGTTAAAGCCGGGGTCAAGCAAGACGTTGTTAAAAGTGTTTTAACAAGACTTTGCCGTAAATATGAACTATTGGTTGCTAACGCTCTTGGTGTCTCTCCAGAAACTATCTGGCCAAGCAGGTACGAAGCTAGAAATAACAGCTACATTCACAAGGTTTCTTGA
- the sapC gene encoding putrescine export ABC transporter permease SapC has product MPSDNVYREKRIPGALAQIWRTFYHDAMSMLGLYGFALLILLCLFGTLFAPYPLDQQFLGYQLLPPSWSRYGDVSFFLGTDDLGRDVLSRLLAGTAPTFGSALVVTMAAALVGLALGVLAGVTRGLRSAALNHVLDTVLSIPSLLLAIVVVAFLGPRLEHAMLAVWLALLPRIVRTVYTSVHSELEKDYILAVQMDGASMPHILHYAVLPNIASQLVSEFTRALSMAVLDIAALGFLNLGAQMPSPEWGVMMDDQLDLVYVAPWAVMLPGCAIMLSVLIVNIFGEGVRRAMVAEVE; this is encoded by the coding sequence ATGCCCTCAGATAACGTCTATCGCGAAAAACGCATCCCCGGCGCGTTGGCGCAGATATGGCGCACCTTTTACCATGACGCCATGTCGATGCTGGGTCTCTACGGTTTTGCCCTGTTGATCCTACTGTGCCTGTTCGGCACGCTGTTTGCGCCCTATCCGCTGGATCAGCAGTTTTTGGGCTATCAACTGCTTCCCCCTTCATGGTCGCGCTACGGGGACGTCTCTTTTTTCCTCGGCACCGATGACTTGGGCCGCGATGTGCTGAGCCGACTACTGGCCGGTACCGCACCCACCTTCGGCTCGGCGCTGGTGGTGACCATGGCGGCGGCGCTGGTCGGTTTGGCGCTCGGCGTGCTGGCCGGCGTCACCCGCGGGTTGCGCTCGGCGGCGCTGAATCACGTGCTGGATACCGTGCTGTCCATCCCTTCACTGCTATTGGCCATTGTGGTGGTGGCGTTTCTCGGCCCCCGTTTGGAACATGCCATGTTGGCGGTCTGGCTGGCGCTGCTGCCGCGCATTGTGCGCACCGTCTATACTTCGGTACATAGCGAGCTGGAAAAGGACTATATCCTGGCGGTGCAGATGGATGGCGCGTCGATGCCGCATATTCTGCACTATGCGGTGCTGCCCAATATTGCCAGTCAGCTGGTGTCGGAGTTCACCCGCGCCCTGTCCATGGCTGTCCTGGATATTGCCGCGCTTGGGTTCCTCAATCTGGGCGCGCAGATGCCGTCGCCGGAATGGGGCGTGATGATGGACGATCAATTGGACCTGGTGTATGTCGCGCCTTGGGCGGTGATGCTGCCGGGTTGTGCGATCATGCTAAGCGTGCTGATCGTCAATATTTTTGGTGAAGGCGTGCGCCGCGCCATGGTGGCGGAGGTGGAGTAA
- a CDS encoding AAA family ATPase — MTTRERIFQLMERSGYTHRKVADKTGLSGATISQYLKGVYNGNIDNVEGTLRDFLDRETERAHRRDIKVHFVPTHLARVALDLISATHDFGDIGVIYGPAGMGKSMVLKEYVRANSANKGVILIEADPGYTAKVLLQALCARLGLRKTGNIHELVEECVQGLRDKHWLVLVDEAELLPYRALEVLRRIHDRSGVAIVLAGMPRLLLNLKGSRGEYAQLYSRVGMALDLESRKKESEAEDFSAILGSLLSNGEDSREPLAPEIAAAFRKHSRGNYRRLFKLARGVARTSAIGNQGISVTLIDRYAEMLIH; from the coding sequence ATGACAACGCGAGAACGTATTTTCCAGCTGATGGAACGGTCAGGCTACACCCATCGCAAGGTAGCCGATAAAACCGGATTAAGCGGCGCCACCATTTCACAATATTTAAAGGGGGTTTACAACGGCAATATTGATAACGTCGAGGGCACGTTACGGGATTTTCTTGACCGCGAGACAGAGCGCGCCCACCGGCGGGACATCAAGGTACATTTTGTGCCGACCCATCTGGCGAGGGTGGCGCTGGACCTGATTAGTGCCACGCACGACTTCGGCGATATCGGCGTGATATACGGCCCGGCAGGCATGGGAAAAAGCATGGTGCTGAAGGAGTATGTGCGCGCCAACAGCGCCAATAAAGGCGTCATCTTGATTGAAGCCGACCCCGGCTATACCGCCAAGGTGTTATTGCAGGCGCTGTGCGCCCGGCTGGGTCTGCGAAAAACTGGCAATATTCATGAGCTGGTCGAGGAGTGCGTACAGGGGCTGCGCGACAAGCACTGGCTGGTACTGGTTGATGAGGCTGAGCTGCTGCCCTACCGGGCGCTTGAGGTCCTGCGGCGCATTCACGACCGTTCCGGGGTGGCCATTGTATTGGCGGGGATGCCGCGTTTGCTGCTTAACCTGAAAGGCTCTCGCGGGGAATACGCCCAGCTCTATAGCCGGGTGGGTATGGCGTTAGACCTGGAATCTCGTAAGAAAGAAAGTGAAGCCGAGGATTTCAGCGCCATTCTGGGCAGCCTGTTATCGAACGGTGAGGACTCGAGGGAGCCGCTTGCGCCGGAGATTGCCGCCGCCTTTCGCAAACATTCACGGGGCAATTATCGCCGCTTGTTTAAACTGGCGCGCGGAGTGGCCCGGACAAGCGCTATTGGCAATCAGGGGATTTCTGTGACGTTAATCGACCGTTATGCAGAAATGCTAATTCATTGA